One region of Chaetodon auriga isolate fChaAug3 chromosome 5, fChaAug3.hap1, whole genome shotgun sequence genomic DNA includes:
- the malt1 gene encoding mucosa-associated lymphoid tissue lymphoma translocation protein 1 isoform X1 — protein sequence MSDSLERSTKINLLREQVVKKLCEVLDKSSNKGWRKLGEIVGSDRRFKVSSDDMEMCSLKVLQLEGSPSRMLLRLMGERGCTTGHLIDYLQTLGNSEALQCLKPSALQILIQPQSVALLAGHNLRLSCHAVGKSPVQYQWFKTKEEVPNSFSPDLVISPVHPKDAGFYICRVNCGDAFEFSQWAQVDVLDVAMPYGLSYHSLEGRLKLVIQPHSQRLNVGENLQLECGAVGRPIPRYQWHRNGVPVPNAIKRKLMIPHAMQDQHGRYRCEISSSTERMWTNEVDVVIAPRISVQFSGAVECSEDDVYAIGGSSEFFLNSIPEQLYATDKVALLIGNLSYQNHPQLKAPMVDVYDLTNLLRQLNFQVVSLLDLTESEMRNAVDEFLLLLHKGVYGLLYYAGHGYENYGNSFMVPVDAPNPYRSANCLCVQSILKLMQEKETGLNVFLLDMCRKRNIHDDSTPNIVLRVTANIVFGYATCQDAEAFELSSSGFTNGVFVKFLKKRLLDDEKITVVLDRVAEDMGQFDATKGKQALEIRSSLSERRALTDPILPGDSAELAHAHSRQWAKAHELPESMCLSFDCGAQIKLGFAAEFSNVLVIYTHIIKKPEDMSFCQAHVTDFSQDLDVDPKEMNRETPEETGIYFLSSSLPQHCLYTRVSSLQKLREELVFTVCLQGTFTAMDDDPVHWTKSVNIGKPLIARLDLHRAMRRNSCLQTCMMPHSPSHSPCHSPGPEHRLHLHHGLHQAQDYSRLSPQNHYLDVYEHLQGAVGGCGDSYYDNLNQSQYEPAYDSAGGLSSSPGRLSIPIEASDDITELQTVFINSLQLQQQ from the exons ATGTCGGATTCTTTGGAGCGGTCCACCAAGATCAACTTGTTACGGGAGCAGGTGGTGAAGAAGCTCTGTGAGGTGTTGGACAAATCCAGCAATAAAGGATGGCGAAAACTTGGAGAGATAGTCGGCAGTGACCGACGATTCAAAGTCAG CTCAGACGACATGGAGATGTGCTCTCTGaaggtgctgcagctggagggcAGCCCGAGCCGCatgctgctgaggctgatgggagagCGAGGTTGCACCACAGGTCACCTGATCGACTACCTCCAAACTCTGGGAAACTCAGAGGCCCTGCAGTGCCTGAAGCCATCAG CGTTGCAGATCCTCATTCAGCCCCAGTCTGTAGCTCTTTTAGCGGGTCACAATCTGCGCCTCAGCTGCCACGCCGTGGGCAAATCTCCAGTACAGTACCAATGGTTCAAGACCAAGGAAGAG GTGCCAAACAGCTTCTCTCCAGACCTGGTGATAAGTCCAGTCCATCCGAAGGACGCTGGCTTTTACATCTGCAGGGTCAACTGTGGAGATGCTTTTGAATTCAGCCAGTGGGCTCAGGTGGACGTCCTGGATGTCGCCATGCCTTACG GACTGAGTTATCATTCCTTAGAAGGTCGGCTGAAGTTGGTGATCCAGCCTCACTCGCAGCGACTAAATGTTGGAGAAAACCTGCAGCTGGAGTGTGGAGCCGTGGGGCGGCCGATCCCTCGATACCAGTGGCACAGAAATGGAGTCCCGGTCCCCAACGCCATAAAGAGGAAACTCATG ATTCCTCACGCGATGCAGGATCAGCACGGCAGGTATCGCTGCgagatcagcagcagcactgagagaATGTGGACCAATGAAGTTGACGTTGTCATAG CACCAAGGATATCTGTGCAGTTTTCAGGGGCAGTGGAGTGCTCAGAAG ATGATGTTTACGCCATCGGAG GTTCCAGTGAATTTTTCCTGAATAGTATTCCCGAACAACTATATG CGACCGACAAAGTGGCCCTGCTGATCGGCAATCTGTCTTACCAGAACCACCCGCAGCTCAAAGCTCCCATGGTGGACGTGTACGACCTCACCAACCTCCTGCGGCAGCTCAACTTCCAGGTGGTCTCACTGCTGGACCTCACCGAGTCAGAGATGAGAAACGCTGTGGACGAGttcctgttgctgcttcacAAAGGAGTCTATG GTCTGCTGTACTATGCTGGTCATGGATATGAGAACTATGGCAACAGTTTCATGGTGCCCGTGGACGCACCAAACCCGTACCGGTCAGCCAACTGTTTATGCGTGCAGAGCATCCTTAAGCTGATGCAGGAGAAGGAGACGGGCCTCaatgtgtttctgctggacATGTGCAGGAAGAG GAATATTCATGATGACAGCACTCCAAACATTGTCCTGAGGGTTACGGCCAACATTGTCTTTGGATATGCTAC GTGTCAAGATGCTGAGGCCTTTGAACTGAGCTCCAGTGGCTTCACCAACGGTGTGTTTGTCAAGTTCTTGAAGAAGCGACTGCTTGACGATGAGAAGATCACCGTGGTGCTGGACAGAGTCGCTGAGG ACATGGGTCAGTTTGATGCTACGAAGGGGAAGCAGGCTCTGGAGATTCGCAGTagtctgtcagagaggagagctcTGACTGATCCTATTCTGCCCGGCGACAGCGCTGAGCTTGCTCACGCTCACAGTCGTCAGTGGGCAAAGGCTCATG AGCTTCCTGAGAGCATGTGTCTCAGCTTTGACTGTGGGGCTCAGATAAAGTTGGGCTTCGCTGCAGAGTTCTCCAACGTGCTTGTCATTTACACCCACATCATTAAGAAGCCCGAGGACATGTCCTTCTGCCAGGCTCACGTCACTGACTTCTCACAG GACCTTGATGTGGATCCTAAAGAGATGAACAGAGAGACTCCAGAGGAGACCGGGATCTACTTCCTGTCCAGCAGCCTGCCGCAGCATTGTCTTTACACCAGAGTCAGCTCGCTGCAGAAGCTCAGG GAGGAGCTGGTCTTCACCGTGTGCCTTCAGGGCACCTTCACCGCCATGGATGACGATCCCGTCCACTGGACCAAAAGCGTCAACATTGGCAAGCCGCTGATCGCTCGACTGGACCTGCACCGGGCGATGAGGCGAAATAGCTGCCTGCAGACATGCATGATGCCCCACAGCCCGTCCCACAGCCCCTGTCACAGCCCCGGGCCCGAACAccgcctccacctccatcacGGGCTGCACCAAGCTCAGGACTATAGCCGCCTGTCACCACAGAACCACTACCTGGACGTGTACGAGCATCTTCAGGGTGCAGTGGGTGGCTGTGGGGATTCCTACTATGACAACCTCAACCAGTCTCAGTATGAACCTGCATACGACTCAGCTGGTGGGCTGTCAAGCTCACCAGGCAGGCTAAGCATCCCTATAGAGGCCAGTGATGACATCACCGAGCTGCAGACTGTGTTCATCAacagtctgcagcttcagcagcaatAA
- the malt1 gene encoding mucosa-associated lymphoid tissue lymphoma translocation protein 1 isoform X2, whose product MSDSLERSTKINLLREQVVKKLCEVLDKSSNKGWRKLGEIVGSDRRFKVSSDDMEMCSLKVLQLEGSPSRMLLRLMGERGCTTGHLIDYLQTLGNSEALQCLKPSALQILIQPQSVALLAGHNLRLSCHAVGKSPVQYQWFKTKEEVPNSFSPDLVISPVHPKDAGFYICRVNCGDAFEFSQWAQVDVLDVAMPYGLSYHSLEGRLKLVIQPHSQRLNVGENLQLECGAVGRPIPRYQWHRNGVPVPNAIKRKLMIPHAMQDQHGRYRCEISSSTERMWTNEVDVVIDDVYAIGGSSEFFLNSIPEQLYATDKVALLIGNLSYQNHPQLKAPMVDVYDLTNLLRQLNFQVVSLLDLTESEMRNAVDEFLLLLHKGVYGLLYYAGHGYENYGNSFMVPVDAPNPYRSANCLCVQSILKLMQEKETGLNVFLLDMCRKRNIHDDSTPNIVLRVTANIVFGYATCQDAEAFELSSSGFTNGVFVKFLKKRLLDDEKITVVLDRVAEDMGQFDATKGKQALEIRSSLSERRALTDPILPGDSAELAHAHSRQWAKAHELPESMCLSFDCGAQIKLGFAAEFSNVLVIYTHIIKKPEDMSFCQAHVTDFSQDLDVDPKEMNRETPEETGIYFLSSSLPQHCLYTRVSSLQKLREELVFTVCLQGTFTAMDDDPVHWTKSVNIGKPLIARLDLHRAMRRNSCLQTCMMPHSPSHSPCHSPGPEHRLHLHHGLHQAQDYSRLSPQNHYLDVYEHLQGAVGGCGDSYYDNLNQSQYEPAYDSAGGLSSSPGRLSIPIEASDDITELQTVFINSLQLQQQ is encoded by the exons ATGTCGGATTCTTTGGAGCGGTCCACCAAGATCAACTTGTTACGGGAGCAGGTGGTGAAGAAGCTCTGTGAGGTGTTGGACAAATCCAGCAATAAAGGATGGCGAAAACTTGGAGAGATAGTCGGCAGTGACCGACGATTCAAAGTCAG CTCAGACGACATGGAGATGTGCTCTCTGaaggtgctgcagctggagggcAGCCCGAGCCGCatgctgctgaggctgatgggagagCGAGGTTGCACCACAGGTCACCTGATCGACTACCTCCAAACTCTGGGAAACTCAGAGGCCCTGCAGTGCCTGAAGCCATCAG CGTTGCAGATCCTCATTCAGCCCCAGTCTGTAGCTCTTTTAGCGGGTCACAATCTGCGCCTCAGCTGCCACGCCGTGGGCAAATCTCCAGTACAGTACCAATGGTTCAAGACCAAGGAAGAG GTGCCAAACAGCTTCTCTCCAGACCTGGTGATAAGTCCAGTCCATCCGAAGGACGCTGGCTTTTACATCTGCAGGGTCAACTGTGGAGATGCTTTTGAATTCAGCCAGTGGGCTCAGGTGGACGTCCTGGATGTCGCCATGCCTTACG GACTGAGTTATCATTCCTTAGAAGGTCGGCTGAAGTTGGTGATCCAGCCTCACTCGCAGCGACTAAATGTTGGAGAAAACCTGCAGCTGGAGTGTGGAGCCGTGGGGCGGCCGATCCCTCGATACCAGTGGCACAGAAATGGAGTCCCGGTCCCCAACGCCATAAAGAGGAAACTCATG ATTCCTCACGCGATGCAGGATCAGCACGGCAGGTATCGCTGCgagatcagcagcagcactgagagaATGTGGACCAATGAAGTTGACGTTGTCATAG ATGATGTTTACGCCATCGGAG GTTCCAGTGAATTTTTCCTGAATAGTATTCCCGAACAACTATATG CGACCGACAAAGTGGCCCTGCTGATCGGCAATCTGTCTTACCAGAACCACCCGCAGCTCAAAGCTCCCATGGTGGACGTGTACGACCTCACCAACCTCCTGCGGCAGCTCAACTTCCAGGTGGTCTCACTGCTGGACCTCACCGAGTCAGAGATGAGAAACGCTGTGGACGAGttcctgttgctgcttcacAAAGGAGTCTATG GTCTGCTGTACTATGCTGGTCATGGATATGAGAACTATGGCAACAGTTTCATGGTGCCCGTGGACGCACCAAACCCGTACCGGTCAGCCAACTGTTTATGCGTGCAGAGCATCCTTAAGCTGATGCAGGAGAAGGAGACGGGCCTCaatgtgtttctgctggacATGTGCAGGAAGAG GAATATTCATGATGACAGCACTCCAAACATTGTCCTGAGGGTTACGGCCAACATTGTCTTTGGATATGCTAC GTGTCAAGATGCTGAGGCCTTTGAACTGAGCTCCAGTGGCTTCACCAACGGTGTGTTTGTCAAGTTCTTGAAGAAGCGACTGCTTGACGATGAGAAGATCACCGTGGTGCTGGACAGAGTCGCTGAGG ACATGGGTCAGTTTGATGCTACGAAGGGGAAGCAGGCTCTGGAGATTCGCAGTagtctgtcagagaggagagctcTGACTGATCCTATTCTGCCCGGCGACAGCGCTGAGCTTGCTCACGCTCACAGTCGTCAGTGGGCAAAGGCTCATG AGCTTCCTGAGAGCATGTGTCTCAGCTTTGACTGTGGGGCTCAGATAAAGTTGGGCTTCGCTGCAGAGTTCTCCAACGTGCTTGTCATTTACACCCACATCATTAAGAAGCCCGAGGACATGTCCTTCTGCCAGGCTCACGTCACTGACTTCTCACAG GACCTTGATGTGGATCCTAAAGAGATGAACAGAGAGACTCCAGAGGAGACCGGGATCTACTTCCTGTCCAGCAGCCTGCCGCAGCATTGTCTTTACACCAGAGTCAGCTCGCTGCAGAAGCTCAGG GAGGAGCTGGTCTTCACCGTGTGCCTTCAGGGCACCTTCACCGCCATGGATGACGATCCCGTCCACTGGACCAAAAGCGTCAACATTGGCAAGCCGCTGATCGCTCGACTGGACCTGCACCGGGCGATGAGGCGAAATAGCTGCCTGCAGACATGCATGATGCCCCACAGCCCGTCCCACAGCCCCTGTCACAGCCCCGGGCCCGAACAccgcctccacctccatcacGGGCTGCACCAAGCTCAGGACTATAGCCGCCTGTCACCACAGAACCACTACCTGGACGTGTACGAGCATCTTCAGGGTGCAGTGGGTGGCTGTGGGGATTCCTACTATGACAACCTCAACCAGTCTCAGTATGAACCTGCATACGACTCAGCTGGTGGGCTGTCAAGCTCACCAGGCAGGCTAAGCATCCCTATAGAGGCCAGTGATGACATCACCGAGCTGCAGACTGTGTTCATCAacagtctgcagcttcagcagcaatAA